Genomic segment of Pogona vitticeps strain Pit_001003342236 chromosome 15, PviZW2.1, whole genome shotgun sequence:
TTAATTTTTCAATCTCATTTGAGTTTCTGTTCTCTCTGCAGCGCCCAGTGCCGTTCGTCATGCAGCCGATAACTCTGAAAAAGATTGCGCCCCGCGCCAGGCAGGTAGGTGGACTTCCGTGCATGGGGTTGGCCTTTTTATGTGTGGTTTAAGGAGCCGTTACCTTCTCTCCAGATGAACTCTTAAATACCCTTCAGGTTCCTCACAGAACCCATCTTTGATTCCAGACAGCAATGTGGAACTTCTGTCACAACGGTTGCCTGCATATATGCTGTCCTTTTTTGCTTGCAAtacacttgtttttaaaaaggactcaTTCCTTTTGGTCAAATCTACCTGGCAGTGTTGTTTTTTGGAGGAAACAtaagagcagaaagaaaaaggcacttaaaagggggggggttcagaGAGTGCTGACCTCAAATCTGCTGGTTTCTGTCCATTCTGCTTTATTTTGGGCTTTTTCCCCCTCGATTCATTGCAACCACGACTcagcattttgcttttttctaGAAAATAACGAAACACACCCACTGAAATCTAGgatgaaaaagaaagggaggaactCTGATCTTTGGATGTAGAAAATATATCGttctttatttcagtgtgaaatgCTTGGCGTGACTTCTTCGAGGGCGTGTTTATTAAAACGCTTAATTGCAACCACTCTGGTTGTAAGGCCGACAACTGACGATTTTGTTGTTTGTGCGTTATGTCTCCGGCAAAACATTAAATACTAAAGTAATGTAACTTTGATTCGGGTGGCTTATTTTTCCTTTGGAAGGCAAACCGGCTGTTGTGGCTTTATGCTAAATCGAGAAGGACCTCATACTTTTAACTCTGGGCAAACGCATGAGAAGAATGCCGTTGGAATAATCCAAAACTTATATATATAGGGTCCTTCCTTGACGACTCTGTTttcattacagtattattatttttctcccaaaCCAGATAAAAGAGATGGCCTCGACTCCCCGACGGAGTCCAAGGGTGAGTATTAAACGGCAGTATTaaactgagttatccagccagcaaatATATATTCAGGTGCCTTCGAGtccattctgactcatggtggcccttttcagggtagAGAGAAGTGGTTGACCTTTTCGTTCTTCTTTGGGGGGGTGCCTTGGGGctgtgcagttggcccaaggctacccaggctggttccTCTCCCAGGAGAcgccgtgggggaatcgaacctccaacttctggctctgtgtCCAGATTCataactctctgagctatccagccagcttgtttGTGAAGGTTAAGTTTGTCCTTTTCTCGCCTTACAGCTCTccctaaaagaagggaaagagaacgTTGGTCCGGAAGCCGCTCAGCGTGAAAGTCCTGTGGGACGTGATGCCAAGAGAGAATCAGAGCCTCGCTCTTCCCGAAGCTGCGCCTTAAATCCAGAGTCAGGGACACCCTCGGGTGGCAAAGGGGTCTTATCTCCGATCACAGGCAACACAAGCGACTCCCCACCGGAGGATGAGCGGGATCTGACCATGGCGAAACGCGTGCGCCGCTCTTATAGTCGGCTGGAAGTCTCCTTCACTCGAAGCTTCCTGGACAGGCCGTCTTCTCCTCCTCCGAGGTTCGGTCTCTCCGACACTTCCACACCGAACCACGGGCCGGAGAAGCGCCAAACTCTCTTTGGTTTTGAGAAGCTCCTGGCACCGGGCAGCGAGGCCGACGCGTCTCGCCCGAATCCAGACGCCACTCAGAAGCTGATGGGGGCAGAAAGGGGGACCCCTCCTGAGCCAGATCTAAACATCCCGGGTATTTCATTCATCAGAGAGAGacgaaagaaaaagaagatcCCACAATTCAATGTAAGTATCGTTCGGGGGAACACGTTGGACAAAAATTGGTGATCACAGGAGAAGGGCTTCTCTGCGGCTGCTCcacagagactgtggaactccctcccactggaggccaggctggccccttcttggctgttcttctgcaagcaagcaaagagacctttctcttctggcagggCTTCCCTCCCTTACGGCCTGTCTAGAAAAGGCTTTAAAATTATATGATtggcattttgttgcttctaaacctGTTTTAGTGATGCTTTGcctaacattcttaatataaGTTTATTAATTTGCGTAATACATATTTGAATAATGCACTTTAGCATTGtgttttaatggtgtaagctgccttctgtcttttcttaggagaaaggcagggtacaaaatattttaagtacGGTAAATTCTGAAATGCATGCATGGGAAGAAGGTTTGAATCTTGACCATAGTACATCATAGACCCAAATCCTGATGCTTAGCgcagtaaattgcactggagtaggcccattggatccaCGGCGATTTGGAATGAGCTGTGACTTCCTGAGGCCaaataagttgcagttaaaaGTAATCCCATTGGGATCAATGGAATGTAGGGAAGAATTGACTCGCTGAGCCTCCGGATTGTTTAAGATTAACATAAAAACATGGGGTAAAAATTCCATTTAGTTGGTAgaataaatcaagcctgaactggagGCAGAAacgctgaagctgaggctgtcctgcttcagAATCTAGTACGCTTGGCTCAGAACTTGAGCTAAAGTGACAGAGaattctgatattttaaaaagaaccaagggCTTCCCCCTTTGGTGTCCTGTGGGTTTTTATTTCAAGCAAACCATAAAAATGCAAACGCTTCAGGTAACACCGGGCACGTCAAAACCCCGCAAGAGCATAATATATGTGTAAAGCTTTATTTACATACTGTAATTTTCTGT
This window contains:
- the CDCA5 gene encoding sororin isoform X2, which encodes MVSPAQSLTETKARSTATKTLGSPRPVPFVMQPITLKKIAPRARQIKEMASTPRRSPRLSLKEGKENVGPEAAQRESPVGRDAKRESEPRSSRSCALNPESGTPSGGKGVLSPITGNTSDSPPEDERDLTMAKRVRRSYSRLEVSFTRSFLDRPSSPPPRFGLSDTSTPNHGPEKRQTLFGFEKLLAPGSEADASRPNPDATQKLMGAERGTPPEPDLNIPGISFIRERRKKKKIPQFNELELDEWVSQMNAEFEEAEKFDLLVE
- the CDCA5 gene encoding sororin isoform X1 encodes the protein MAGSGSCRRLSRRARSAGEAPAGGAVSPLVKRRSERKMVSPAQSLTETKARSTATKTLGSPRPVPFVMQPITLKKIAPRARQIKEMASTPRRSPRLSLKEGKENVGPEAAQRESPVGRDAKRESEPRSSRSCALNPESGTPSGGKGVLSPITGNTSDSPPEDERDLTMAKRVRRSYSRLEVSFTRSFLDRPSSPPPRFGLSDTSTPNHGPEKRQTLFGFEKLLAPGSEADASRPNPDATQKLMGAERGTPPEPDLNIPGISFIRERRKKKKIPQFNELELDEWVSQMNAEFEEAEKFDLLVE